Genomic segment of Tamandua tetradactyla isolate mTamTet1 chromosome 1, mTamTet1.pri, whole genome shotgun sequence:
TCCCCAAGGCTGAGCTTCCAAATCCCCAAGCCTGAAATATCCAGGTATGAAGCTTAAATAAGTTAAACTTCAGCCATTTCAGTCTGTTCAGTAAATGCTGGAGACCCAGCGTCCTACCATGCTGCTAGTACAGGGGCCTCAAAGGTTTACTGAGGGAAAAGCAGACATCAGGACGGAGAAACGCTTGCTCTGAAGTCAGAATTCACTTCCCTGCAGTATCAATGAAAGTCTGGCTCAGGCATATCAGAAAGGAACAATAATGAAACCCCATGTCGATACTTGAAGTCCAGGGAAATGTCGAGTTGCCGCTGGAGGCATGAAGTGCTCTGGAAGGGCCTGTGCTTCTGTCTGAGGCCACAGAGTGTGAAGAAACAAGCACTTGAGCAGCTGGGAAAGGCAGATGCTTCCAtggtgggtgggtaggtgggtggggaggggagaaatgGGCAGGTGGGATGGAGGCAACCCTGGCATGGGTTCCCGCCCACGTCCAGGGGCTCCCGTGCACCAAGCAGCTGCCTGGGCTCCAGCACACAGGGTAGGGCCACTGCTCGGCAGCACCAACCCCGCTTTGGCTAGAACTGCTGTGTGAGGCGCCGGTAGTGAGGCAGCACTTGGCTCTCGGGCAGGTACAGCGCAAGCTCCAAAGCCACTAGCACCGTGAATTCAAACCCAATCAGATCTCGTCTGTTGAATCGAAATCTTTCTTCTAACTTCTGCattgaagaagagaaacaagGCTAAATGGATGGATCAGCAGGTATTGGGAGTGGGTTGCCCTGGCCACCCGCTTGCCCAGCACAGGCCTGAGTGGCAAGGAGTGGGTTCCCACTAGATACGAACCTAGTGGGTAAATGACAACCCTCCCCTCCAGCCAGTCACTCCTCAGAGCAGCCGGTCAGTAAGGCTGGGTTGAACCCTGACCCACAGCTTGTTTCCTGATTAGGGTGGCCTGGGCCTGGTGCACACACTCACATCGATGAGCTGCTTCACTTCATTCTTCCGGAGGTCACTGCTGATCTTGGCAGCAAGCAGTACACATGCTCCTGCACAAAGTTTGCGGTTCTGCTTGTTGAGCTTGCCTTGCAGGACCAGCTTCTCAAAGTACACGTACGCCATTGACACCGTCACAGGCTCTAGGCTGCACTCTTCCGAGAGGTTCCGCATCTCCCGTTTTAAGCTGAGGATTGAGACAGACACCGAGTCGTCTTAGGCTGAGGGGGGGCTGAGGATGCTTCTGTCCATCCTTCAATCACCAAGTGAATGAACTCCCTCCCCAGCACTGCTGCCAGCCAGACCAGAGGACGCTTCCTCCAGAGGGCACGGGCATGTGCTAGGGCCTTGGCTTGGCAGGTGCGAGGAGGCTGGGTCTTGGCTGCCACTCCTCCCTCGGCTGGGTGCCCGACAGTGAATAGAGGCCTCCAACTGTCAAAGGTGGGGAGTACAACCACCCGGCCTCCCAAGCTGTTGGGGAGATCAGAGGGGGCATGTGAGAAGACCGCTGGGTCTATGCTCAGCACCTCATGAAACATCAGGAGGACACAGAGGTGGGTGGAGCAGGGGCCTCTGAAGGCCATGGCGAGGAGCCCCCATATCTACTCCAAGGAAAATGGCAAACACGTGAGTGTGACATTGCCTGACAGGCTTAAAAAGGGTCCTGTGACTGATCCGTGGAGACTAGACCATGGAAGGGCCAGCAAGAAGGCTGCTGTGAGGGTGTGGGCAAGAgacagggggtggggtggggagcagaccTAGTGGTTTGCTCACTGACAGCTGGGGGTGTGCGGGAAGGGGGTATGCAGTTCCACAGGCCTGGCCTTTACAGCCTGGGAGATCGTTGCTGCACAGGCCTGGTCGGACAGCAGAAGTGGACATGTGGGGTGGAACTCAGGGTCTGCTGGTATCTTGAGTGGGGTGTGCCAACAGTCAGGATGACGTTCCCTTAAGGGCACCATCCCAGCCTTACCTTCGGATCTTGCTCAGCGTCAGCTTGATGTGTGGGAACTTCTCCCGGAAGGTCTCGTTCATGTCCTTCTTGAGGTCTGAGGGCTTCACATACTCAATGACTGTGGTCTGCAATAAGAAGTGTGGCGTGGCACCTGACTCTGTGCCAGCTCCGCCTGTCAGTCTTGCCAAGCCCTGGCAGCTGTTGGCCTCATGCTAACTGACAGCCAGGGGCCTTGCTGGTGCCTGTGGCAGGGGGAGTCTGTGGTCAGGGACTCTGTCCTGAAGGAACTTTCTGAAGCCTGCTTTGTGGTGGCTAAACCCGGGCCCAGCCCCAGGGCTGCTGCTGGGCTCACCATGTATGAGGCAAAGATGAGCACCCGCTTGTGCTTGCCACAGGGCCACTGCGGGTCATCCAGGAGGTTGGGATTGTACTCCAGGGTGTCACCTGTATCACTCCCTGGAGGCAGAGACAGTGCTGGACCCGCCGCAGACGGCAGGTCTGGGGGCCCACCTGACCACCCCAGCTTGGTCAGAAAACCCTGTGGATGCAGGTTAGAGCGTCCACGGCTACCCACCCAGCCTCCCTCCCTAAGCGTGCAgacgggtggggggggggaggcctGATAGGGAGGGGTCTTTGGATGTCGTCTCCTCGAGCTGCCTGAGCCGGGAGCAGCTATCTGTGGAGTCATTTTTCTCCCCAGGGACCACCCTGACCTGGTCCCCAGCCACTGCCCCCCCAACAGGACTGCAGCTTGGCTGCACTGCAGCCTcccttctgccttcctcttcACAAGCTGTGACTAAAGGCAGGCGGGCGGGCAGGCTACCTAGCTCTGTGCCTGCTGCTGCTGACTTGGAGGGTGCGGCTTTGTATCTGGACCCCGGCAGAGCCCGGGGGATGCTGGAGCGTGGTGGGGGCACCGGGCCATGGCTGTCGTTCCTGTGTGTGACCAGGGCGTTGGTGGGGTAGAGGAACTGTGCATAAGACACGACCTGGAAAAGAAAGTGCATCAGGGCCTGCTTCCAGAAGGTGTTTCTGGAGCCTCCCTCTGAGAATGAAGGACAAGCCTGTGACACTCCGGGGGGACCCTTGAACTTGATGCTGTACCCTTACTCGAAGTCAGTGTTCTCACTAATAAGAACATACTGAATGCTACCTTTGCCATCCCTTATCTGGGATCTGCAGCACAGCAACACTCCCCCTGCCCTTGAGTACCTCTAACCTAGACCACCCACGTGGAGGCCCCTCAGAACCCCACGTCCCGCATCAAGCAGGGGGCCAGGCCACTGGCAGGCAGCTCACCCCTGTGACTGTTTCTCGTGACCCAGCTGCAAGCAGTGCTGCTAAAAGAGCCTTCAGGGGCTTGGCTGTCCTGGGCCGGGGTGGCTGGCCTTGCATGTTAGATTGCTCACACCTTGCACATTAGACTTGAGTGGGTCTGCTTCCCTGACAGTGACAGCACCTGCCGACGTGAGCAGGCAGCCCTGTGCCCCCGACCGTGCACAGCATCGCCCATGGAGTGCTGCTTGCCTTTCCATCGGCTCCCAGCTCGACACCTTCCAACTCAAAGACCATCTCAGAGGACACGGAGATGCCGCCGGACGGATGCCTCTGCTTCTGGCTGTCCACCCGCAGGTCACTGCAGACACATGGTGGAGGGAGAGCTGCCTGTTGCCTGCCTGCTGGAGCTGGGCCCAGACCCCTCCACCCATAGAGCTGCTGAGACCCAGGCCACGCAGAAGCCTTCATAGGACTAGATCAGTTTAGAGCCTCTCGtcaaagaaaaatatgacaaTGGAGAACTTGCATTTTAGAGGCGTTCACCCGGCACCAGGCCGAGGTGCTGCTCATGACCATCTGTGACCTTTGCTCTGCTGCCCCCTGAACTTCTCCCCAGGTtgcctgctgtgtgtgtgtggcccGCTCTCTCCCAGGCAGCCATGCCCCTCCGCCAGCCTTGCTGGGCCTTGAGGATCAGTGCTTCCCATGCACGGCAGCTTCTGTCACTGACCATTCTTATCTTGCGTCGCAAAGTGCCATCCTGACTCCCAAGTGGCTGTTTCCTTCATCCATAAGTTGTACAGGGACACAATTGGTAGGGTCCCTTGAGCCCCCAAGAAACTCTGTGGGGGCCAGCCCATGACTACCATTTCTGAGAGGCCTCATGATGAGAAGGTGGGGGCAGTCACCCTTGGATACAGCCCTCCCTGGTGCCACCCAGTAGGGGCTTCATGGGGTCAACCTCAGACCCCGCCCAAAGGGAGCAGAGGGGAGGAACGTGGCTGCCAAGCCCACTCACACATGTGGAGCAGCACGAAAGATGGATAGCCTCATTTACCTGATCCGCAGGCCTTCCCCATAGGGCAGGACAGAAAAGGCTGCACACAGGGACCGCTTGGCACAGATCAGCACAATTCTGCAAGGGAGGGGAGGGCTGTCAGACTGGCTGCGGGTGCCACAGTAGGAGCTTAGTTCAACTGTGAAGACCAGGCTTTGGGAGGTGAGGAAGAAGCAGGGCTGATGGGCCAACCAGGGCCCCTTCAGTCCCAGGAGCTGGTGCCCAGTCTTCCTACAGGGTGGGACTGGGGCACCCACTCCAAGGGCAGAACCACCCAGTTCCCTAAATCACACTTAAGTCACCAGGTTTTGGGCTCTTGGGGCACAGAAGCCAGAAATTTCTGCTTTGGCTTCTCTCTCCGTTTAGCCCTGATGGGGCTGGGTCTGGGGTCTGAGCTGGGAGGAAGACAAGGGACAAagaaattctctctctttctccctcaggGTATCTGGCAGGGGTGATGGGAGCTGCCCTAGGGCTAAGTGGTACCAGGATGTTAGCATCTCTGCTTTGAGCCGAACGTGCCACACTGTGATGATAAAGACCTGGGTTTTTAAAAGCATCTGTCCATACCTACAGtcacctcagggaaaactcacAGCACTTACCTTACCCAGGCCATGGGACAAGGGCCAGCAGGGTGGCCTTGGGTGGGATGCAGTACTGCTGGCTTGGGAGGGGAGTGCACCTGCCTGCGACCCCACCCTCAGCATCTGCACACACTACAGGGGCTGCCCCCAGCCCTGGGGCCAAGACTGGGCACCAGCTCTGCCTTGCACTCTAATTTTGGGCAGCCTGATTTCAGTTTCCAATTGGACCCCACTCTGTGCTCGCCAAATAAAATCAAGCCATTGCCTTTAGGACATACTTCACTGCTAAATTTGTTCTTCACATTCCAAATTCTCCCTCCCCATGAACACCTTTATGGGAAGGTTCTGGGAAGGACAGGCAAGCCGAGGATGTTGTCAACAAGGGTGGGAAAGGTGATGGACAGCAAGACTGCCCATGTTAACCAGACATAGAGCATTTTCCTTCCTGGTGGACACGGGAGGGAAGGAGCCTCAGGAACTGAAGTGGGGCAGTATGGTGACCGCAGACAGGGCTCACGGGAGGTGGGGACAGAAAGGAGCAGGTGGCAACCCAGGGACCACAATGCAGCCCTTACCTGCTGTTCCTGGTGTCGTACTGCCTCATGTTCTTGATGAAATGGGTCTTTTTTAAGCCTTTGTGTCTGGGAGATCCAGAGATGTGTTTGGCTCTGCAAAGCACAAGGCCCCTTCAGGGTTGGCAGAGATGAGCGTGGGGGCCTCAGGGAAGGGACTGGGGGTGGATGAGGATGTGGACAGTGAGCAGGGCCAGGAAAGGTACCTTTGTGCCGAGGTGCACCCCACCACGTCTTCCAGGAACTCTAGAGAGCAGCGCTGGGAGGCGACTCGCCTTCTGCAAAGAGGCAACCCAGTGTGAGGAGGGTAGCTGACAGAGGCCCGAGACCAGGGGAAGGGAGCCTGCAGCGACTCTGCAGGACCCTGGGCCGCACAAGCACACGAGGTCAGGGGGTTCCATCCTCTCCCAGGCCCCAGCCTGCTCCTTTTTGCTGAACATATGGCCCCAGACTACAGACAGGGACTGATCTGTGGCAGTAAGGTGAACTCTATTCTCAGGGAGGCCACAGAACGGCTCCAACTTTATGGCAGCACCTCTGGGGACCCATCCATGGCCTCAGTCTGTCCAGTAAGGGTGGGGCCACACTCTGCCCTGCTGCCTCCCGGAGAGGCCATGCTCACCCATGACAGGCTGTGGGAGGTCTTGTTCAGGGTCAGGAACCTGGTAGAGTTCTCTGGGGGGACATGCAGGGCCGGGGTGTGCCAGGTTCACCCTGGCCCTCCTGGGAACAGCTGTGGAGCAGACTCCTCAGAAGGACACGGTCATGCCAAACCATTTACTATCCATAGAGGCTGCAGGGTCCAGGGTAGGCCACTGGCACCAGGCTAGATCTGACAGCCACCGCGCTGTGCTAATATGTCAGCTGCCCATGGCTGgtgccccacccctaccccagggCTTGGCAGGAGCCCTATGGGTTTCTGAGGCTtaggctggtgggggtggggtgcccaGTCAGCACCTGGGAGGCTAGCTGTAAAACCCATACCAGGGTACCCGCCAAGTCAGGGAGCCAGGCCCATGGGGGCCTAATACCTGCATCATCTGCAGAGAGCCAGGGGAGGGGACAAAGGGCTACTGCCATGCGCTGGGTGCCAACTGTGCCAGTGTGTTCTGGTCCCCACCTCACACAACTGCTCGGCAGTCCAGGAGGTTCAATGGTGACATCTGGTTATGCCTGTTTTATGAAGGCACTGAGCAGCCACAACCATCCTAGGCCACGCTACTGGTAGGATCATGGGGGCTTAAGGTTGCCCACGCTGACACCAAAGGCCAGGCTCTCTtcttaaatttacaaaaataacaaCTTTTTGAAATGATAAGAGCAACAGGAGTTTGTTAAACACAAACTAAAACTGAACAGCAGTCAATCTGGGAAGATGCTAGGTGCCCATGTGGCCTGATACCATCCCTCCCTCCTGCTGCCTTGGCTGGCACAGATCGCTGGGCTTCATGTACCTGATGGCCCAGGAGGAGTCcgctgaggggaaagggagggcCACAGGCCTCTGACACTGGATGCACAGGGTCCAGGCCATGTTCCTGGGGCCTTCCAAGCCAGGACAGGAAGCAGGGAGGTGGCCAGGAAGCAAGGAGACTCTTGTGGGGGGAGCAGGTGGGGACCGGCTGGGCCAAGCTACAGAGGTGGGCAGGCCTCAGGCACTGGCCCGAGAAGCCAGACCACcatgctgggggctgggggttgTGTCCAGAGGGAAAGGTGTTTAGGGGCAGAGCAGCAGGGGACGGGAGGGATGAGCAGGGTGGAAGGGATGGGGCGGAGGAGAGCACAGTTGGCTGGCAGACATCCCCATGCTGGGAGAGCAGGGTGGGGGCCAGGCGAGCAGGCCTTGTGCTGGATGCTGTGGgggccacccccagagaacaccGGCCTGCAAGGCTGGGTCCATGGGCTGCACCCAACACCGTTGCAGAGCCTCTGTGGAGACCCCCTTGGGCCCCTGGGTAGGCTGTCCTGACACAGAATCAGCCCACACCCAGCAGCAGTCCAGCCTGCTCCCTCTGCTATTTCTGGTCATCGTAGGGAAAAGGTTTGTCACCTTACcaagcttttaaaatctgttctcaaGTGGTGTCCCAGATCTTTTTCTTTGCagttctcttctgtcttcattccATGCAAGCATTTTATACACAAACTCAATCCCCATGACCACCTTTGTTTACAGGtagggaaaccgaggcacagaacCCTTCAGCAGCTGCCTACCTGGAGCCCAAGCTGCCTTGGCTGCTGCCACACTGGCACTTCTGACCTAAGCACAGCCCATCCTGCTCTGTTCACTTGGCACTGGTTTTCTGAACCCATTCTCTATTCCAGGGATGTCTTTTGGGTTTGGATCCAAGACTCTGAAAATGTGACTATGGCACCCAAATTCCGAGGTACATCACTGGCCAAAAGAGGGAGGACGCTGTTTTtggcttttccattctcttccctctcATGGGAATTGGTGCCTGTGGGAAAATGATGCCCTGTAAACCACTGGCCTGGGCAGGGGCAAAGGGCACAGAGCGAGCAGAGGTGCCAGGACTTTGGGGAGGCCATGCTTTTGCAGACATACTGTTTTTTGTAAATCATGAGGTGTAGAGGCAACAAATGAGAATTGTCAAGTACATCTGGGCGAGTGGGTGACTACAGAAAGGTGGTGATGGAGTGGCTGAGAAGGGAGAAGTCTCAGCTTTCAAGGCCACCAGAGCATATGCACTGTGGGCAGAGGTAAGGAGGGG
This window contains:
- the CABLES2 gene encoding CDK5 and ABL1 enzyme substrate 2, with the protein product MAAAAAGGAPAPTPGPTSGPAASPRPTAPARGPPPALRKRGDSRRRQAALFFLNNISLDGRPPSLGPGGEEPPPPLAEAREPPPPPPPPPPPPAAPDPGARGGPPPATSSGLPGPATRAPGAPQGLLSPTQAAAGLALDMQRQRRRVASQRCSLEFLEDVVGCTSAQRAKHISGSPRHKGLKKTHFIKNMRQYDTRNSRIVLICAKRSLCAAFSVLPYGEGLRISDLRVDSQKQRHPSGGISVSSEMVFELEGVELGADGKVVSYAQFLYPTNALVTHRNDSHGPVPPPRSSIPRALPGSRYKAAPSKSAAAGTELGSDTGDTLEYNPNLLDDPQWPCGKHKRVLIFASYMTTVIEYVKPSDLKKDMNETFREKFPHIKLTLSKIRSLKREMRNLSEECSLEPVTVSMAYVYFEKLVLQGKLNKQNRKLCAGACVLLAAKISSDLRKNEVKQLIDKLEERFRFNRRDLIGFEFTVLVALELALYLPESQVLPHYRRLTQQF